A window of Streptomyces gilvosporeus contains these coding sequences:
- the secY gene encoding preprotein translocase subunit SecY, giving the protein MLTVFVRVFTAPDLRKKILFTLGILLLYRLGQNVPVPGVDYRSVTQCIKEGVGNDGLLGLIDTFSGGALLQLTIFALGITPYITASIILQLLTVIIPRLEALKKEGQAGTAKITQYTRYLTLGLAVLQGAALVAKAQSGGLFSTCRVRTQIVPDTSFFRTAVMVITLTAGTAVVMWLGELITDRGIGNGMSLLMFTSLAAGFPANLWGIKKSGKILSGWGEFAMVITVGLCMVGLVVFVEQAQRRIPVQYTKRMIGRRSYGGTSTYIPLKVNQAGVVPVIFASSLLSIPGLIDLGGNSTSGWARWIATNIARGDQPIHLTLYFLLIVFFAFFYVAISFTPKEVADNMKTHGGFIPGIRAGRPTADYLGYVLNRITWPGALYLGQIALVPTAALVLFNGSNFPFGGTSILIIVSVGLETVKQIESQLQQRNYEGFLR; this is encoded by the coding sequence GTGCTTACCGTTTTCGTCAGAGTTTTCACAGCGCCCGATCTTCGCAAAAAGATACTCTTCACGCTGGGGATCTTGCTTCTCTATCGGTTGGGGCAGAACGTCCCGGTCCCCGGCGTGGATTACCGAAGCGTCACGCAGTGCATCAAGGAGGGTGTCGGCAACGACGGCCTCCTCGGCCTGATCGACACGTTCAGCGGTGGTGCGCTATTGCAGCTCACCATCTTCGCCCTGGGGATCACGCCGTACATCACGGCGAGCATCATCCTTCAACTGCTGACGGTGATCATTCCGCGCCTGGAGGCGCTGAAGAAGGAGGGCCAGGCGGGCACTGCGAAGATCACCCAGTACACCCGGTACCTGACGCTGGGCCTGGCGGTGCTCCAGGGCGCCGCCTTGGTGGCCAAAGCCCAAAGCGGTGGACTCTTTTCCACCTGTCGGGTCCGCACCCAGATCGTCCCGGACACCTCGTTCTTCCGGACCGCCGTCATGGTCATCACCCTGACCGCCGGCACCGCCGTGGTGATGTGGCTCGGAGAACTCATCACCGACCGCGGCATCGGCAACGGCATGTCTCTCTTGATGTTCACCTCTCTCGCCGCCGGTTTCCCGGCCAACCTGTGGGGGATCAAGAAGTCGGGCAAAATCCTGAGCGGCTGGGGCGAGTTCGCCATGGTGATCACGGTCGGCCTCTGCATGGTGGGCCTCGTGGTCTTCGTCGAGCAGGCGCAGCGCCGGATCCCGGTCCAGTACACGAAACGAATGATCGGCCGCCGTTCCTACGGCGGCACTTCGACCTACATCCCGCTGAAGGTGAACCAGGCGGGTGTGGTACCCGTCATCTTCGCCTCGTCACTGCTCTCCATCCCCGGTTTGATCGATCTCGGCGGCAACTCGACGTCGGGATGGGCCCGGTGGATCGCCACCAATATCGCCAGGGGTGACCAACCGATCCATCTGACGCTTTACTTCCTGCTGATCGTGTTCTTCGCGTTCTTCTACGTCGCCATCTCCTTCACCCCCAAGGAAGTTGCCGACAACATGAAGACGCATGGCGGGTTCATCCCCGGTATCCGGGCAGGCCGACCCACGGCCGACTACCTGGGTTACGTGCTCAACCGGATCACCTGGCCGGGAGCGCTCTACCTGGGGCAGATCGCCCTGGTGCCCACAGCGGCACTGGTGCTGTTCAACGGCAGCAATTTCCCGTTCGGCGGCACGAGCATTCTCATCATCGTGAGCGTCGGACTGGAGACCGTGAAGCAGATCGAGAGCCAGCTCCAGCAGCGCAATTACGAAGGGTTCCTGCGCTGA
- a CDS encoding cellulase, protein MEDFEHELARMMRDTQADTPFEDQHRQRLQAGVRARRRARTVWMATGSALTIAGLGVGLEVLPSASAQGGPTIPHHQPTSTTAPVPLPSRTCTTVPVPFPSHTSTTVPVPIPTRICATTPVPIPTQTATTK, encoded by the coding sequence ATGGAAGACTTCGAACACGAACTCGCGCGGATGATGCGCGATACCCAGGCAGACACCCCCTTTGAGGACCAGCACCGGCAGCGGCTGCAAGCCGGGGTCCGCGCCCGTCGGCGTGCTCGGACGGTCTGGATGGCCACCGGCTCGGCGCTGACGATCGCCGGGCTCGGCGTCGGGCTGGAAGTCCTGCCGAGCGCTTCCGCTCAAGGCGGGCCCACCATTCCTCATCACCAACCCACCTCCACGACCGCGCCGGTCCCCCTCCCGTCCCGCACCTGCACGACCGTGCCGGTCCCCTTTCCGAGCCACACCTCAACGACCGTGCCGGTCCCGATCCCCACCCGCATCTGCGCGACCACGCCGGTCCCGATCCCGACGCAGACCGCAACGACCAAGTAG
- a CDS encoding SigE family RNA polymerase sigma factor, translating to MGQVRADAFDRFVAARWSALLHLAHLLTGGDRHRAEDLLQEALVKLWFAWPRVAEQAPEAYVRRVLARAAARSARRRWWGERPVERLPELPASGDVAAAVEERTRLEAALALLPVRQRAAVVLRYYQDLSEVQVAEALGCPVGTARSLTSRGVTRLRQLLGDAIEPVK from the coding sequence ATGGGGCAGGTGCGGGCCGATGCGTTCGACCGGTTCGTCGCGGCTCGTTGGTCGGCACTGCTTCACCTGGCGCATCTGCTCACCGGTGGAGATCGGCATCGGGCCGAGGATCTGCTGCAGGAGGCGCTGGTCAAGCTGTGGTTTGCGTGGCCGAGGGTGGCCGAGCAGGCGCCGGAGGCGTATGTGCGCCGGGTGTTGGCACGTGCGGCGGCTCGCTCGGCGCGACGTCGCTGGTGGGGCGAGCGTCCGGTGGAACGGTTGCCGGAGCTTCCCGCGTCCGGCGATGTGGCCGCGGCCGTGGAGGAACGGACGCGGTTGGAGGCCGCGCTGGCATTGCTGCCGGTGCGGCAGCGCGCCGCGGTGGTGCTGCGCTACTACCAGGACCTGTCCGAGGTGCAGGTTGCCGAGGCGCTGGGGTGTCCGGTGGGCACCGCACGGTCCCTTACGTCACGGGGCGTGACGCGGTTGCGGCAGCTCCTGGGTGACGCCATCGAGCCGGTGAAGTGA
- a CDS encoding PP2C family protein-serine/threonine phosphatase produces the protein MIRAWARGGASAGAARVRRALVLVLPGAWVLGVVLWELCRPSSGQLLQLLAAAPAIACAGTGRRQCVLLGGVCALLAMLPFGVVEPADPLGNRAATCGAILAVVGASYLTAGRRRRLLRELARSREVATATQRVLLRPLPSRVEGLTLAADHLSASEGAVVGGDLYEVAATRYGVRAVIGDVRGHGLAALGSVAALLGSFREVVHDEPELAGVLRKLERAHGRQLCERAGGGQAADGAAEEFVTLLLVEVARDGAVTALNCGHPWPYRIGGGAPRPGPEVAPLASVEPLPPLGLFPLPDALPTVGCGRLAPGEALFLHTDGAADARNGAGEFFPLEHELSVAVGAADGAPSRVVAGVREALLRHCGGRLTDDVALVVLRNDPPRVPAQPPAGTPTPVAVTPPMKRGSLR, from the coding sequence ATGATCCGGGCCTGGGCGAGGGGCGGCGCATCCGCGGGTGCGGCGCGGGTCCGGCGGGCCCTCGTCCTGGTCCTGCCCGGTGCCTGGGTCCTCGGCGTGGTGCTCTGGGAGCTGTGCCGGCCGAGCAGCGGTCAGCTGCTCCAGCTGCTGGCCGCCGCGCCCGCCATCGCCTGCGCCGGCACCGGCCGCCGCCAGTGCGTTCTGCTCGGCGGGGTGTGCGCGCTGCTCGCGATGCTGCCGTTCGGCGTGGTGGAGCCCGCGGACCCGCTCGGCAACCGGGCCGCGACCTGCGGGGCGATCCTCGCGGTGGTCGGCGCCAGCTATCTGACGGCGGGGCGCCGTCGGCGGCTGCTGCGCGAGCTGGCGCGCAGCCGGGAGGTGGCCACCGCCACGCAGCGGGTGCTGCTGCGGCCGCTGCCGTCCCGTGTCGAGGGGCTGACGCTGGCCGCCGACCATCTCTCCGCGAGCGAGGGCGCCGTCGTCGGCGGGGATCTGTACGAGGTGGCGGCGACCCGGTACGGCGTACGGGCGGTGATCGGGGACGTCCGCGGGCACGGCCTGGCGGCCCTCGGCTCCGTCGCGGCGCTGCTCGGCAGCTTCCGCGAGGTGGTGCACGACGAGCCTGAACTGGCCGGTGTGCTGCGCAAGTTGGAGCGGGCGCACGGCCGGCAGCTGTGCGAACGGGCGGGCGGCGGGCAGGCGGCAGACGGGGCCGCGGAGGAGTTCGTGACGCTGCTGTTGGTGGAGGTGGCCCGGGACGGCGCGGTGACGGCGCTGAACTGCGGGCACCCGTGGCCGTACCGGATCGGCGGCGGGGCGCCGCGGCCGGGCCCGGAGGTCGCCCCGCTGGCGTCCGTGGAGCCGCTGCCGCCACTGGGGCTCTTCCCGCTGCCCGACGCGCTGCCCACCGTCGGCTGCGGCCGACTGGCGCCCGGCGAGGCGCTGTTCCTGCACACCGACGGCGCGGCCGACGCACGCAACGGCGCGGGCGAGTTCTTCCCCCTGGAGCACGAGCTGAGCGTGGCCGTGGGAGCGGCGGACGGCGCGCCCTCGCGGGTGGTCGCCGGCGTGCGGGAGGCGCTGCTGCGGCACTGCGGCGGGCGGCTGACCGACGACGTGGCGCTGGTGGTGCTGCGCAACGACCCGCCGCGGGTACCGGCGCAGCCGCCCGCGGGTACGCCGACTCCCGTTGCCGTCACACCCCCTATGAAGCGCGGTTCACTGCGCTGA
- a CDS encoding 3-hydroxybutyryl-CoA dehydrogenase: MSDTFTDIARVGVVGCGQMGAGIAEVCARAGLDVMVAETTGEALELGRTRLTNSLEKAAERGKITPAERDATLGRLNFTTDLGEFADRDLVIEAVVENEQVKTEIFQVLDQVVTRQDAILASNTSSIPLVKLAVATSRPDQVIGIHFFNPAPVQKLVELIPALTTGDETIKRAEALVHNVLGKHAIRAQDRSGFVVNALLIPYLLSAIRMFESGIASREDIDNGMEMGCAHPMGPLKLSDLIGLDTVASVAASMYEEYKEPLYAAPPLLARMVDAGRLGRKSGSGFYPY, from the coding sequence GTGAGCGACACTTTCACCGATATCGCACGCGTCGGCGTGGTCGGCTGCGGCCAGATGGGCGCCGGCATCGCCGAGGTGTGCGCCCGCGCCGGGCTGGATGTGATGGTCGCCGAGACCACCGGCGAAGCCCTGGAACTGGGCCGCACCCGCCTGACCAACTCGCTCGAAAAGGCCGCCGAACGCGGCAAGATCACGCCCGCGGAACGCGATGCCACGCTCGGCCGGCTGAATTTCACCACCGACCTCGGGGAGTTCGCCGACCGCGATCTGGTCATCGAGGCCGTGGTGGAGAACGAGCAGGTCAAAACGGAGATCTTCCAGGTCCTCGACCAGGTCGTCACCCGCCAGGACGCCATCTTGGCGTCCAACACCTCCTCCATTCCCCTGGTCAAGCTGGCGGTCGCCACCTCCCGCCCCGACCAGGTCATCGGCATCCACTTCTTCAACCCCGCCCCGGTGCAGAAGCTCGTGGAGCTGATCCCCGCCCTGACCACCGGCGACGAGACCATCAAGCGCGCCGAGGCGCTGGTCCACAACGTCCTGGGCAAGCACGCCATCCGCGCCCAGGACCGCTCCGGCTTCGTCGTCAACGCCCTGCTGATCCCGTATCTCCTCTCCGCGATCCGGATGTTCGAGTCGGGCATCGCCAGCCGCGAGGACATCGACAACGGCATGGAAATGGGCTGCGCCCACCCGATGGGCCCGCTCAAGCTCTCGGACCTGATCGGCCTGGACACCGTGGCCTCGGTCGCCGCCTCGATGTACGAGGAGTACAAGGAGCCTCTGTACGCCGCTCCCCCGCTGCTGGCGCGGATGGTGGATGCGGGACGGCTCGGCCGCAAGTCCGGGTCGGGGTTCTACCCGTACTAG